Genomic DNA from Setaria italica strain Yugu1 chromosome V, Setaria_italica_v2.0, whole genome shotgun sequence:
ACCTAATGTAATCCACACTGTTTTATTGTACTTAAACTTATAAAACAAAGTAGTATAAAATCTAGGTTCTGAAGTTAATTTCCCACACAAACAGCATCGATGAAGGGCCAAGCTTTGTCCTTTGGAATGGCTCCTTATTATTAAATTATGACATCTGTTCAAAATGAATCAATCAAATCTTGATCACGTTATTTCTTCATTCTCTTGATGGCATACTATTCTATTTAAAACAACAATCTTACCTCCCTTACTTTGTATTTGTAGATTTCGTGCACAGGTGTCATTCATCTGGATGTCCTTCTATGCTTAAAGCAAGGTTAATATGTTCGGATGCATCATGTCCAGTTGATCTACTAGGAACTTTATCAGAGCTTCCACTTTCTTGGTCACCATCACCTGATGATGTGCTTTCCCCAGAGAGCTGATGAGGGTAACATATTGTGGAGTGATTATTATGCAACACACAGAATGGCTTAATGTGTTTACATTATTATAGATGAGCCATGTAAAAGTATTCGATTAATAAAGAGTGACATGCTTGTATGACATTTCATGTATACCTTCTGTAACTCTATTTTGTGCTGATGAGCAATGCTAACCTCCTTTTTAAGTTCAACATTCTCCTTTTGAAGGACAATTCCCTATATGGAAAAAATTTGAGGAACCATGTATCGATGAGCAAATTTTATCCATCTCTATATTTTTGTACATCAACAATATTAATTTATATAGTTGAACATGGTTTGAACCTTTTTGTTGAGTTGCATGATCTCCTCCGCTAAAAGCTGCTCCTGGAAAAAAGAAAGTATTCACTCTTATTAGTTAATTGGATGTCACGGTCCACGAATTCTATTAAGAGCAAGTTACCTTTTTCTTTCTGACCGACTGCAAACTAATTTCAATTTGGCTCTGGAGAAACTGCAAGTCTCTAATTGTCAAGTCAGAGAGTTCCTCTCCCATTAGTTTACTGTCAGTGCAGATATGTACATAGTTTAATAGCATAACTAACAACAGACAATGCTTAGTCTACATATATGAGAATTAGTGTATTTGTCTTCAAAAGTATTTTCACAATATCAATTTTTTCTAGGTTTTATGCATATATAGAAATTAGTGCAGAGCTATATTTGGAGATCATATGGATATGCGAACTGATAGTTGTTTTCGAATGAAGGAGGATTAATTATATATACCACCAATAAAAGTAATTAAGTTACCGATTGTTGTTTTGTAAGTTCTGCACTTGCTGCCTGAGAGTTGCAACCTCCATCTGCCAAAACTGCCCGATAAGAgcaccaaaaaaaaataatagaagGGTCAGACCAATTTGTAGGGTGAATCACCCCATGCTTCCGAGGCCTGTGCAAGCACCGTACCTTATCTCACTATTACTatttggaggctccttttgaagcctccacatAAAGCTACCTAGGAATCCTAGAGGGACACTATAGGAAAAGAGAGACATCTTAGAAATtatctcaaaaaagaaaaatatctgaCGATCAATTCAGTATCTCAAATCGTCatagccattagatctattatattttaaaaaaaattacccacctataccattataaaaatagcctaaagtaacctccaaaaaatatatctaaattacccacctctgccattatataaaaaaaactgtagtaaccccctaatcttcatccatattacccacttatgccattataaaaaataaataagctcctaatttgcatctaaatttcTCACCACtaatattataaaaatagctTAAAGTAACTCCTTAAATTTGAATTGAAATTATCcacatatgtcattattaaCAATTATATATCTTTCCTgtcaaaaaataattttatatctatataagtattgtgttagaatatttaacaaataagATTGCTCAAGGTAACAATGTGGGGCCCCCTTTTCAGTTGGAGACTCCATATTAATTTTCGCGAGACGCAttaggagaaaaaaataaatactagaaattctcataaaaataaaaaacatccGGCCATCAATCCAAtagactctaataatcatagccattggtctattatatttttaaaaaatatgccCACCACTATCACTATAAAAATATTCAAAAGTAAACCCTTGAATCGACCTGAATTACCCACCTttgtattataaaaaataatttaaaataatcACATAATCTTCGGCTAAATTATCCacacatatcattataaaaataactttAAATGACcttctaaatttatatctaaattatccacatacgtcgttattaaaaataatctaaagtaaacacccaaatcttaatctaattatcggCATGTTCATTATatagaaatatccaaaagtaaactttatatgattctaaattatctatttttGACGTTATAATataaatactaagttaaggtatatatgcatgatgtgtgtcaccatgtaaactatttatacatgtatgggaGGAAGCGATGAAAAATGCCAATTTTCACGTTAAACACATTGTATGGAGGTGCATTGTAAATGAAAAAAgtatgaatgtggatgaaaaagtgtatagagtaattactaattaaaagtcaATCACAACTTAAGTATTCTGTTACAATATTAAATAAATTAGAGTCTTTGACTTTCTaatataatatttataaaaattATTAGTCCGTGGTGTAGTTCTAATCAATATGAGAGTTATGATGGAATTCTCATTGAGCAACAAAACACACATCGGTTAACAATTTTATTTGATATGTGAGTTACGGGATATATGATGAAGATTAATTAAGTAGTAAGTAAGtagcaaaaaagaagaagaaaagaagagtcTAGATAGGTTTGGTTTCAATTAAAGTGGGCGTGCAGTTGTGGAACTGAGATTTCCATATCCTTAAGAAAAATAGAGTGTATCACGTGATCTGCACGACGGGAGCTTATGCTCAACAACTAATGTCACGAAACAATCAAATTTTTAGTCTGAAACTTCGTTCAAGAAAAACTTTTTAGTCTCAAATCAAACTGCCGGTATATATAACCATCCAGACAGAGATACGGAGTAACTCCCAATCTGGAACTCAGCCATCAACCACAAGCATGCAACGCCGCAAGACCGAACAGATGCCTCCTCCCGAATGCCTTATCTCTGCCACCTTCCCAAAGCTTTCTACTACATCCCCGTTGTCCCCTCCATGGTACAAACCCTCTTGGTTGGAGAGGG
This window encodes:
- the LOC101764749 gene encoding MADS-box transcription factor 25 isoform X1, whose product is MGRGKIAIQRIDNRTNRQVTFSKRRSGLMKKARELAILCDADVGLIVFSCTGRLYEFTSSSMKPIIERYQEAREDNNCRLLNPISEAKFWQMEVATLRQQVQNLQNNNRKLMGEELSDLTIRDLQFLQSQIEISLQSVRKKKEQLLAEEIMQLNKKGIVLQKENVELKKEVSIAHQHKIELQKLSGESTSSGDGDQESGSSDKVPSRSTGHDASEHINLALSIEGHPDE
- the LOC101764749 gene encoding MADS-box transcription factor 25 isoform X2 — its product is MGRGKIAIQRIDNRTNRQVTFSKRRSGLMKKARELAILCDADVGLIVFSCTGRLYEFTSSSMKPIIERYQEAREDNNCRLLNPISEAKFWQMEVATLRQQVQNLQNNNRDLQFLQSQIEISLQSVRKKKEQLLAEEIMQLNKKGIVLQKENVELKKEVSIAHQHKIELQKLSGESTSSGDGDQESGSSDKVPSRSTGHDASEHINLALSIEGHPDE